In Kangiella koreensis DSM 16069, the DNA window TTGAAAGGCGTTCCAGGTTCATCATAGTAAACATGCAACGCAGGCCCTGGTGTGGGCCGCCGATAATAAAACCAGTAGCATCATCCATATTGATGACGCAGGTTGATGAAGCCTTAATGCCCATCTTGTGCTCTATCGAGCCGCAACGAATGCCATTACGTTCACCTAGCGAACCATCATCATTAACCATAAATTTAGGCACTAGAAACAGGCTAATCCCTTTGGGACCAGCTGGCGCATCTGGCAAACGCGCCAATACCAGATGGATGATGTTGTCCGTCATATCATGCTCACCGCCGGTAATGAATATCTTGGAACCACTCAGCTTATAGGTGCCATCTTCTTGTGGTTCAGCCTTAGTTTTTAAAATCCCAAGATCAGAACCTGCATGGGCTTCCGTTAGACACATTGAACCTGACCACTCTCCACTGATCAGTTTCGCTAGATATTGATCTTTGATGACATCATCAGCATGAGCCTGTAATAAGTGGTAAGCGCCAGCGGTTAAACTGCCGTAGAGACAAAAAGAGCTATTGGCTGAATAGAACATTTCTTCTACCAGAACATGCAATGACTTGGGCAAACCCTGTCCACCGTATTGAGCACTCGCCGTTAACGACTGCCAGCCACCTTCAACATAGGCCTGGTAAGCTTCCTTAAAACCTTTTGGGGTCGTAACCACACCATCGTCAAATTGGCAGCCTTCTTCATCACCTGAGCGATTGATCGGTTGCAATATACCTGTAGCAAACTTACCCGCCTCTTCAAGAATAGCGTTATACAGCTCTGCGTCGAACTCAGAGAAATCTGCAATACCTTTCAGTCGATTTTCCAGATCAAAAACGTCTTTAATTAAAAACATCATGTCGTCAACGGGGGCTTGGTATTGCATTGCTTCTCCTAGGTTGTCTGTGCTGATTTATTACAGGCATAAAAAAACTCTGGTGACCACGAGCGCAACGCCGTGGTCAGACCAGAGTCAGTATAGAAAAAACCTAAAGAGTTTGTCTAGCCCTAATCGGCTTGATCTTGTTTAAAGTTTTTCCAGTAGTCTTTAACCGTATTCTTCATGTCTTTATGCAATAAAGTAATACCAATCAAGTTAGGTATCGTCATCAGAGCCACCGTGACATAAGCCAATGTCCAGACAACTGTTGAGTCAACGATTGCGCCCAGGAAGAACAAGGCGACAAATGCAATTCGATACGGCATAACCGCTTTAGGGCCAAATAGGTAAATCGATGCCCTGTCACCATAATATGACCAGGCAATGGCCGTGGTGAACGCGAACAGCAATAAGCCTAGCGACACAATATACTTACCGCTTTCGCCCATGTATCCCTTCGTGAAAGCTAATGCCGTTAAGTTTGCAGAGTGAATCAAAGACTTACCCTGAACGGTAATGGATGAATCTTCAAGTCTACCCTCAGAAACAGGAATCTCACCGGTGAGAGGATTGCCTTCACTATCCAGATAGGTCACCTCCTCAGCAACTGAACGAGAGTTTAATAGTGTGAAGCCATCAGAAATCACTTTTCCCTCTTGCAGCGAGATTGTTCCGGTGAATGGCTTAATCTCAGAAGGTACTGAACGTTTTTCATCGAGGTGAATCATCAGCTTTTTCACATGCTCTTCATTGGAGTCAGTATAATCACCAACCACAAATTCCATATCCGCACGATCAAACTTATTGAAGTGCTTTTCACTCCAAACACCCGAAGACAGAATTACTAAGCCAGTCAAGGTACAAATAATAATGGTATCAATAAAAGGCTCTAGCAGTGACACCATACCTTCAGATGCTGGCTCTTTACCTTTAGCTGCTGAGTGCGCAATAGCTGCCGAACCCTGACCAGCTTCGTTCGAGAATAGGCCACGGTTAACACCACGATCCATAGCGTAAGCAAAGCTTGCACCCAAGAAGCCGCCAACCGCTGAAGAACCAGAGAAGATACTACCGAAAATAGCTTGGAATGAAGGAAGAATATTCTCATAGTTATAAGCGATGACCAGTATGGCACCGACAACATATACAACCGCCATGAAAGGTACGACTTTCTCTGCCACTTTAGCGATCCGTTTAATACCGCCAATAATAACCATGGCTAATAAGATCGCAAGAACGCCACCAG includes these proteins:
- a CDS encoding acyl-CoA dehydrogenase family protein, coding for MQYQAPVDDMMFLIKDVFDLENRLKGIADFSEFDAELYNAILEEAGKFATGILQPINRSGDEEGCQFDDGVVTTPKGFKEAYQAYVEGGWQSLTASAQYGGQGLPKSLHVLVEEMFYSANSSFCLYGSLTAGAYHLLQAHADDVIKDQYLAKLISGEWSGSMCLTEAHAGSDLGILKTKAEPQEDGTYKLSGSKIFITGGEHDMTDNIIHLVLARLPDAPAGPKGISLFLVPKFMVNDDGSLGERNGIRCGSIEHKMGIKASSTCVINMDDATGFIIGGPHQGLRCMFTMMNLERLSIGLQGVGLGEMSYQQAFDYANDRLQGRAEGVEGTAPIIRHGDVQRMLKTMQAYTQAGRALAVWLGAWLDEAFHSEDEAVVSKAQNMAALLTPVAKAFFTDIGYEVCTIGQQVFGGHGYVREWGMEQHVRDARIAQIYEGTNGIQALDLIGRKIVSNKGAFLSELLTDMRDDMQSFSDTSHKVILASQLEELESLSIKIVEHFSADQDKQQYIACDYLHYMALSLYAYLWLKMAETGKDGKKESMQFFFNRLLPRAYGLKKSIENELGL
- a CDS encoding alanine/glycine:cation symporter family protein, whose amino-acid sequence is MEIVETINDALTFIDGYLGSAGYFPYLLIGVGVFFTLYLGFPQIRYFGQATRIVRGQYAKKDSPGDTSHFQALTTALSGTVGTGNIGGVALAIFIGGPAALFWMWVTAFFGMTTKFVEVTLSHKYREKTEDGTMAGGPMYFMEKKLNMKWLAVLFAMATIISSIGSGNMPQINNIAEVMSTTFHIEKWITGGVLAILLAMVIIGGIKRIAKVAEKVVPFMAVVYVVGAILVIAYNYENILPSFQAIFGSIFSGSSAVGGFLGASFAYAMDRGVNRGLFSNEAGQGSAAIAHSAAKGKEPASEGMVSLLEPFIDTIIICTLTGLVILSSGVWSEKHFNKFDRADMEFVVGDYTDSNEEHVKKLMIHLDEKRSVPSEIKPFTGTISLQEGKVISDGFTLLNSRSVAEEVTYLDSEGNPLTGEIPVSEGRLEDSSITVQGKSLIHSANLTALAFTKGYMGESGKYIVSLGLLLFAFTTAIAWSYYGDRASIYLFGPKAVMPYRIAFVALFFLGAIVDSTVVWTLAYVTVALMTIPNLIGITLLHKDMKNTVKDYWKNFKQDQAD